Proteins encoded within one genomic window of Geotalea daltonii FRC-32:
- a CDS encoding ankyrin repeat domain-containing protein, with the protein MSENLNEIDDHGHTPLIEAAKSGDVGAIKDLVSRGADLNAKSNKGKTALHYAAANGRAIAIKELLAAGAEVDPRDREWHTPLMLAAIYGCNECVQDLLSSGADVNARTLAGNTAYIYAESNDHPDTAGILKKVLRAKPHAIG; encoded by the coding sequence ATGAGTGAGAATTTGAATGAAATCGATGACCACGGGCACACTCCCCTGATTGAGGCGGCAAAATCAGGGGATGTGGGGGCAATCAAGGATCTTGTCAGCCGCGGGGCCGATCTCAATGCCAAGAGCAACAAAGGCAAAACGGCCCTTCATTACGCCGCAGCCAACGGCAGGGCCATTGCCATCAAGGAGCTCCTGGCGGCGGGGGCCGAAGTGGACCCGCGAGACCGGGAATGGCATACACCGCTGATGCTTGCCGCAATTTACGGCTGCAACGAATGTGTCCAGGATCTTTTGAGTTCCGGGGCGGATGTCAATGCCCGAACCCTGGCAGGCAACACAGCATATATTTATGCAGAAAGCAATGATCATCCGGACACTGCCGGGATACTTAAAAAGGTGTTGAGAGCCAAGCCCCATGCCATTGGGTAA
- the nuoI gene encoding NADH-quinone oxidoreductase subunit NuoI, translated as MSVFADIKALSLGLWTTWKHIFRKPVTIQYPEEKRTPYPRFRARIVLTRDPDGGERCVACYLCSAACPVDCISMQSVEGPNGRRYAEWFRINFARCIYCGLCAEACPTLAIQMTTDYEFCKRDIMEMIYEKEDLLIDGCGKDDSYNFYRHAGIGVVNPRGGNVDEEPTVDPRGLLP; from the coding sequence ATGTCTGTCTTTGCGGACATAAAAGCGCTGTCGCTCGGCCTGTGGACCACCTGGAAGCACATCTTCCGCAAGCCGGTGACCATCCAGTATCCGGAGGAAAAACGGACGCCCTATCCCCGCTTCCGGGCGCGGATCGTCCTCACCCGTGACCCGGACGGCGGCGAACGCTGCGTGGCCTGTTACCTCTGTTCTGCTGCCTGCCCGGTGGACTGCATCTCCATGCAGTCGGTGGAAGGTCCCAACGGGCGGCGCTATGCCGAGTGGTTCCGCATCAATTTCGCCCGCTGCATTTACTGCGGCCTCTGCGCCGAGGCCTGCCCGACCCTGGCCATCCAGATGACCACCGACTACGAGTTCTGCAAGCGGGACATCATGGAGATGATTTACGAGAAGGAAGACCTGCTCATCGACGGCTGCGGCAAGGACGATAGCTACAATTTCTACCGCCATGCGGGGATTGGCGTGGTCAACCCACGGGGGGGCAATGTGGATGAGGAACCAACCGTGGACCCGCGGGGGTTATTACCCTGA
- a CDS encoding NADH-quinone oxidoreductase subunit J family protein yields the protein MEQALFYILAAVTVVATIFAITEKHAVHAIVYLVTSFFALAVIFFLLSAPLVAVFEVIIYAGAIMVLFMFVIMMLDLSHPEKIGLPRFAHWWPAILLGGIILAAFITLVMARQQAVPGEVAEIGIRDFSRTLFQKYGIAVEIISMQLLFALVGALYLGRRR from the coding sequence ATGGAACAGGCACTCTTCTACATCCTGGCGGCGGTGACGGTCGTTGCCACCATTTTTGCCATTACCGAAAAGCATGCGGTGCATGCCATCGTCTACCTGGTTACCTCGTTCTTTGCCCTGGCGGTGATCTTCTTCCTGCTCAGTGCGCCGCTGGTGGCGGTTTTCGAGGTCATCATCTATGCCGGTGCCATCATGGTGCTGTTCATGTTCGTCATAATGATGTTGGACCTGAGCCACCCGGAAAAGATCGGCCTGCCGCGCTTTGCCCACTGGTGGCCGGCCATCCTTCTTGGGGGAATCATCCTGGCAGCTTTCATCACACTGGTTATGGCCCGTCAGCAGGCAGTGCCGGGGGAGGTGGCAGAAATCGGCATCCGCGACTTTAGCCGCACCCTTTTCCAGAAGTACGGCATTGCCGTGGAGATTATTTCCATGCAGCTCCTCTTTGCCCTGGTGGGTGCGCTATATCTCGGGAGGCGCAGGTGA
- the nuoK gene encoding NADH-quinone oxidoreductase subunit NuoK produces the protein MIVPLLHILILAGILFVLGLVCTMVWRMNIIMMLIGIEIMLNAAMLAFVGAANRWGTADGQVFSLMIMAMTSAEVSLALALVVYLHRWRKTVNADDFNSMKG, from the coding sequence ATGATCGTGCCCCTGTTGCATATCCTGATTTTGGCTGGCATTCTCTTCGTCCTTGGCCTGGTCTGCACCATGGTCTGGCGAATGAATATCATCATGATGCTGATCGGCATCGAGATCATGCTCAATGCGGCCATGCTCGCCTTCGTCGGCGCTGCCAACCGCTGGGGGACAGCCGACGGTCAGGTCTTCTCCCTGATGATCATGGCCATGACCTCCGCCGAGGTGTCACTGGCCCTGGCGCTGGTGGTCTACCTGCACCGGTGGCGGAAAACCGTTAATGCGGATGACTTCAACAGCATGAAAGGCTGA
- the nuoL gene encoding NADH-quinone oxidoreductase subunit L, with product MKLYLALIILLPLIGGIINAVVGSKLPRRISELLACGVVWGSFVCSLLAYGAYQTPTTVKLASWLAAFDFEAPISLYLDPLALVMVLMITFVCGLIHVYSVGYMAGDPDYVRYFALLNLFVFAMLVLVLAENLPLLYLGWEGVGFCSYALIGFWYREEKNATAGRKAFIVTRIGDTAFGIAIFWMFQLFHTVSITELNGLGFLMPVGVITALGLLLLFGAMGKSAQLPLMVWLPDAMAGPTPVSAQIHAATMVTAGVYLLARMFPLIGMSTTVQAAIALTGALTAFYAATCALAQRDLKRILAYSTISQIGYMMLGVGCGAISAATFHLLVHAFFKALLFLAAGCVIATMHHEQDIFRMGGLRSRLPLTFWPFLAGAACLAGIPLTGGFFSKDSILLAAWEKGGTLYGGLYILGLVTALITSIYTFRMVYLVFGGSTHHLPPLEKGGTGGIYSAVSHKIPLYPPLSKGEGFVQPPRVMELMLIPLAILALCGGLLNLPAYLGPGWLEDFLSGTVSKESAGAGHAIELVLQAVATVAALAGLAVAHMRYGKRRDRVIAAAAQPESGLNAFLLRGWYADDLYRLLFVRPYKALAGILWQRIDEGVIDDALDRLAEILGRVGRDVGCWTTGQVSLYIISFAAGGALILGYLAWVVW from the coding sequence TTGAAACTCTACCTGGCCCTCATAATCCTGCTGCCCCTGATTGGGGGAATAATCAATGCCGTCGTAGGCAGCAAACTGCCCCGCCGCATATCTGAGCTGCTCGCCTGCGGTGTGGTCTGGGGGTCTTTTGTCTGCAGCCTGCTAGCCTATGGTGCTTACCAGACCCCCACAACCGTCAAGCTTGCTTCCTGGCTAGCCGCATTCGATTTCGAGGCACCCATCAGCCTCTACCTGGACCCGCTGGCGCTGGTCATGGTGCTGATGATCACCTTCGTCTGCGGCCTGATTCACGTTTACTCCGTCGGCTACATGGCCGGTGATCCCGATTACGTCCGTTACTTCGCCCTGCTCAACCTGTTCGTCTTCGCCATGCTGGTGCTGGTGCTGGCGGAGAACCTGCCGTTACTTTATCTGGGGTGGGAGGGGGTCGGCTTCTGTTCCTACGCCCTGATTGGCTTCTGGTATCGGGAGGAGAAAAACGCCACTGCCGGACGCAAGGCCTTCATCGTCACCCGCATCGGCGATACCGCCTTCGGCATTGCCATTTTCTGGATGTTCCAGCTCTTTCACACCGTATCCATTACCGAATTGAACGGTCTCGGTTTCCTGATGCCGGTCGGTGTCATCACCGCCTTGGGGTTGCTGCTGCTTTTCGGGGCCATGGGCAAGTCGGCCCAGCTGCCGCTCATGGTCTGGCTTCCCGATGCCATGGCCGGCCCGACCCCTGTCTCTGCCCAGATCCACGCAGCCACCATGGTCACCGCCGGGGTCTACCTCCTGGCCCGGATGTTTCCGCTCATCGGAATGTCAACAACGGTGCAGGCAGCCATCGCCCTCACCGGCGCCCTGACCGCCTTTTACGCGGCCACCTGTGCTCTGGCCCAGCGGGACCTGAAACGCATCCTCGCCTATTCCACCATCAGCCAGATCGGCTATATGATGCTCGGCGTCGGCTGTGGCGCCATCTCCGCCGCCACCTTCCATCTCCTCGTTCATGCCTTTTTCAAGGCACTGCTCTTCCTCGCCGCCGGCTGCGTCATAGCCACAATGCACCATGAACAGGACATTTTCCGCATGGGGGGCTTGCGCAGTCGCCTGCCGCTCACCTTCTGGCCCTTTCTCGCCGGTGCCGCCTGCCTGGCCGGTATTCCCCTCACCGGCGGATTTTTCAGCAAGGATTCCATTCTCCTGGCGGCCTGGGAGAAGGGGGGAACCCTGTATGGCGGGCTCTACATCCTGGGGCTTGTGACGGCGCTCATTACCTCCATCTACACCTTTCGCATGGTCTATCTGGTCTTTGGCGGCAGCACCCATCACCTCCCCCCCCTAGAAAAAGGGGGGACAGGGGGGATTTATTCTGCAGTTTCACATAAAATCCCCCTCTATCCCCCTTTGTCAAAGGGGGAGGGCTTTGTACAGCCGCCGCGGGTAATGGAGCTGATGCTCATTCCCCTGGCGATCCTGGCCCTGTGCGGCGGACTGCTCAATCTGCCTGCCTACCTGGGTCCCGGCTGGCTGGAAGACTTTCTTTCCGGCACGGTAAGCAAGGAATCGGCTGGGGCGGGACACGCCATTGAACTGGTGCTGCAGGCAGTCGCCACGGTCGCGGCTCTGGCAGGCCTTGCCGTTGCCCATATGCGTTATGGGAAGAGGCGGGACCGGGTTATTGCCGCTGCTGCGCAACCGGAAAGCGGCCTCAACGCCTTTCTCCTCAGGGGCTGGTATGCGGATGATCTTTACCGCCTGCTGTTCGTCCGCCCCTATAAGGCGTTGGCGGGCATATTGTGGCAACGGATTGACGAAGGGGTCATAGACGATGCCCTGGACCGGCTGGCGGAGATCCTGGGGCGGGTGGGAAGGGACGTGGGGTGCTGGACCACCGGCCAAGTCTCTCTGTACATCATTAGTTTCGCTGCCGGGGGCGCCCTGATTCTCGGATACCTGGCATGGGTGGTGTGGTGA
- a CDS encoding complex I subunit 4 family protein, with protein sequence MAELPLLSILVFLPLVGGLCLLPFGQQHRIARIIAIATALAELLICVMLLLSVGSVTNAVPGLALLLVEDYPWIDRLGIRYTLGLDGISLLMVLLTSLITLMAMLVSWRSIKDRVALHYATILIMETGIMGVFLSLDLVLFYLFWEVMLIPMFLLIGIWGHGRRIYSAVKFFLYTLAGSLLMLLAIIALYLIHGAQSGSYTFALPALLQTRIEPTTAGWLFAAFLLAFAIKVPLFPVHTWLPDAHTDAPTAGSVILAGLLLKTGAYGLIRFGFPLFPQAAKASATLLFTLAIIGIIYGSWVAYAQRDMKRLVAYSSVGHMGFVALGIAAWTPLALSGAILQMVNHGITTGALFALVGMLDERTGTREIDAYGGLWGKIPMLSFFFLFFAMASAGLPGLNNFAGEFIILTGTFPIAPWAVAVGFFGVVLGLVYLVRLVQEVLFVRERQALTLPDLSLREGALLTVLALMALYLGVHPGPVLELVQAPVQLLTVGGGP encoded by the coding sequence ATGGCCGAGCTGCCGTTGCTCTCCATACTGGTCTTCCTCCCCCTGGTCGGGGGGCTCTGTCTGCTGCCTTTCGGGCAGCAGCACCGGATAGCCAGGATCATCGCCATTGCCACGGCTCTGGCTGAACTGCTCATCTGCGTCATGCTCCTTCTCTCCGTCGGATCGGTTACCAATGCCGTTCCCGGCTTAGCTTTGCTGCTGGTGGAGGACTACCCCTGGATCGATCGTCTCGGCATCCGCTATACCCTTGGCCTGGACGGCATCAGCCTTTTGATGGTGCTTCTGACCTCCCTTATCACTCTTATGGCCATGCTCGTTTCCTGGCGCAGCATAAAGGATCGGGTGGCGCTGCACTATGCCACGATTCTCATCATGGAAACCGGCATCATGGGGGTCTTTCTCTCCCTGGACCTGGTTCTCTTCTACCTGTTCTGGGAGGTGATGCTGATTCCCATGTTCCTGCTCATCGGCATCTGGGGGCACGGGCGGCGCATCTATTCGGCGGTGAAGTTCTTCCTCTACACCCTTGCCGGATCGCTGCTCATGCTCCTGGCGATCATCGCCCTTTATCTCATCCACGGCGCCCAGAGCGGCAGCTATACCTTTGCCCTGCCGGCGCTGCTCCAGACCCGTATTGAGCCCACCACAGCCGGATGGCTCTTCGCCGCTTTCCTCCTGGCTTTCGCCATCAAGGTACCACTTTTCCCCGTCCATACCTGGCTTCCCGATGCTCATACCGACGCCCCCACCGCAGGCAGCGTAATCCTGGCGGGGCTGCTCCTGAAAACCGGCGCCTACGGACTGATCCGATTCGGTTTTCCGCTTTTTCCACAGGCAGCGAAGGCAAGCGCAACGCTGCTTTTTACCCTGGCAATAATCGGCATCATTTACGGCTCGTGGGTCGCCTATGCCCAACGGGACATGAAGCGGCTGGTGGCCTATTCCAGCGTCGGCCACATGGGCTTCGTTGCTTTAGGGATCGCCGCGTGGACGCCCCTGGCCCTCTCCGGCGCAATCCTGCAGATGGTCAACCACGGCATCACCACCGGGGCGCTCTTTGCCCTGGTTGGGATGCTGGACGAGCGGACCGGCACCAGGGAAATCGATGCTTACGGCGGATTATGGGGGAAAATCCCCATGCTCTCCTTTTTCTTCCTTTTCTTTGCCATGGCTTCTGCAGGGCTCCCCGGCCTGAACAACTTCGCCGGGGAATTCATCATTCTTACGGGTACTTTCCCCATAGCTCCGTGGGCCGTTGCCGTCGGCTTTTTCGGCGTAGTGCTCGGGCTCGTCTACCTGGTGCGCCTGGTGCAGGAGGTGCTCTTTGTCCGGGAGCGGCAGGCTCTGACCCTGCCTGACCTGTCCCTGCGCGAGGGCGCGCTTCTTACGGTGCTGGCGCTGATGGCGCTGTATCTGGGCGTCCATCCCGGCCCGGTACTGGAACTGGTACAGGCGCCGGTGCAGTTGTTGACCGTAGGGGGGGGGCCATGA
- a CDS encoding NADH-quinone oxidoreductase subunit N → MTTFDLWSVMPLAILALGALLILIIGAVRPGGHCTGLGVVATLGAAVWTVVMPPIPASPTLGIVFGPFARFFSTLFLLAAAVTLLLSHQYNRERRIQGEEYPATVLFAAFGMVTVSASTNLLTLFLGVEAMTFAFYILVAMDLNSTGSAEAGLKYLLLGAISAACIAFGIALLYAAAGTLDTREVARLTLGGGSDPLALAGWGLLLTGIAFKISLVPAHLWTPDVYQGAPTPVVAFLSTASKGAAIAFLLLLLLGGDGFKALHGPLWWLSLLSMVVGNLAALLQSNVKRMLAYSSIAQMGYVVLALLTGTEDGFTAVIFYVVAYTAMNLAAFGAVAVLCRGEAGEEIGDLQGMGYGRPFPAAVLALAMFALAGIPPTAGFIGKFFIFYSAFRGGEIPLAVIGILTAATSAFYYLRVVVNLYMHAAVSPGNGKISATESLALAASAAAVFAIGIYPPPLLQVIGKLIP, encoded by the coding sequence ATGACCACCTTCGACCTGTGGAGTGTCATGCCCCTGGCCATCCTGGCCTTAGGTGCCCTGCTCATCCTCATCATCGGTGCTGTCAGGCCTGGGGGCCATTGCACCGGCCTCGGCGTTGTCGCTACCCTCGGCGCCGCCGTCTGGACCGTGGTCATGCCGCCGATACCCGCTTCACCAACACTGGGCATCGTCTTTGGCCCCTTTGCCCGCTTCTTCAGTACGCTATTCCTCCTGGCTGCCGCCGTGACCCTGCTCCTTTCCCACCAGTACAACAGGGAACGCCGCATCCAGGGTGAAGAATATCCGGCGACGGTGCTTTTTGCCGCCTTCGGCATGGTAACGGTCAGCGCCTCCACCAACCTCCTTACCCTGTTCCTCGGTGTCGAGGCCATGACTTTCGCCTTTTACATCCTCGTTGCCATGGACCTGAACAGTACCGGATCAGCGGAGGCGGGTCTCAAGTACCTCCTGCTCGGCGCCATTTCCGCTGCCTGCATCGCCTTCGGCATCGCTCTCCTCTATGCTGCGGCAGGGACCCTGGATACGCGGGAGGTGGCCCGACTGACCCTTGGAGGAGGCTCCGATCCCCTTGCCCTTGCCGGTTGGGGACTGCTCCTCACCGGCATCGCCTTCAAGATTTCCCTGGTTCCGGCCCATCTCTGGACCCCCGACGTTTACCAGGGGGCGCCCACACCGGTCGTCGCCTTCCTTTCCACCGCCTCCAAAGGTGCGGCCATTGCTTTCCTCCTCCTGCTCCTCTTGGGGGGCGACGGATTTAAGGCCCTCCATGGGCCGCTCTGGTGGCTGTCGCTACTTTCCATGGTGGTTGGTAACCTGGCGGCGCTGCTGCAGTCCAACGTCAAGCGGATGCTGGCCTATTCTTCCATCGCCCAGATGGGCTACGTGGTGCTGGCGCTTTTGACCGGAACGGAGGATGGCTTTACGGCGGTCATCTTCTATGTGGTGGCCTACACGGCCATGAACTTGGCGGCATTCGGGGCTGTGGCAGTTCTTTGCCGGGGGGAGGCGGGGGAGGAGATCGGCGATCTGCAGGGGATGGGTTACGGCAGGCCGTTTCCGGCGGCGGTGCTGGCCCTGGCCATGTTTGCCCTGGCCGGGATTCCTCCCACCGCGGGATTTATCGGCAAGTTTTTCATTTTCTACTCAGCCTTCAGGGGGGGCGAGATTCCCCTGGCCGTCATAGGCATTCTCACGGCCGCAACCTCGGCCTTCTACTACCTGCGGGTGGTGGTCAACCTCTACATGCACGCTGCAGTCTCGCCGGGCAACGGCAAGATCTCCGCCACCGAATCCCTCGCCCTTGCCGCTTCGGCGGCAGCCGTGTTCGCCATCGGCATCTATCCCCCTCCGCTACTCCAGGTAATCGGCAAACTCATCCCCTGA
- a CDS encoding sensor histidine kinase, which produces MYRTALAIVFALLVSLGSGCGGAGKTPQAHRGVLDLSTVQWPISTIIPLDGQWEFYWKQLLSPDDFHRVSPPAPSAHISLPDPWNNLFIQGENIGPRGYATYRLVVVLPGKGERELALKLADICSAYRLWANGKLIAEGGRIGKDAAGEIPNQSFRQPRLRVTGDYVELVLQVSNYHYYQAGVVNPIQIGPVEKVEAARFRQLGGVLFCAGSLLIMGIYHIAIFAFRRRDAAPLYFGVYCLCWVGNILTSNANGWVAGLFTGGLPDASIYVIDTLCFVITVAVCYSFLRTLYPEEFNRYISYGAWCLALIYLVMGFVLPAITVSSGLPAYYIYSILLIAYSLFRLGAALGNDREGAFFIFIGIMVLGGAGINDMLLDMGAIHSVYLGHMGLFVLILFQAMALSLRFSRAFSWVEQLSDELAEKNLTLEEGLAERNRLERKIIQISEDERRSLSHHLHDGLCQQLTGARLLFSVLGKNLAGAKGVKPDMQRLSSLLEESVNQAYDLSRGLWPVEHDPHGVSPSLEELVRRLGESNGIDIQFRQERGCAKCTNTDVTQMYRIAQEAVTNAVKHARAQKITVTLDCADRTTISLAVEDNGIGRAKASMGKSGLGMGIMSYRAGIIGGNLTVTDAVGGGTLVSCTAVCEQHAEVISNGF; this is translated from the coding sequence ATGTACAGAACAGCGCTTGCAATCGTCTTTGCGCTGCTTGTTTCTCTTGGCAGCGGATGCGGTGGGGCAGGAAAAACTCCCCAAGCCCACAGGGGGGTGCTCGATCTTTCCACCGTGCAATGGCCCATTTCAACCATCATACCCCTTGATGGCCAATGGGAATTCTATTGGAAACAGCTGCTGTCTCCCGATGATTTCCATAGAGTCTCTCCCCCGGCACCCTCTGCCCATATCTCGCTACCCGACCCATGGAACAACCTCTTCATCCAAGGGGAAAATATCGGCCCACGCGGCTATGCCACTTACCGCCTGGTGGTGGTCCTGCCGGGGAAAGGGGAACGGGAGCTTGCGCTCAAGCTTGCCGATATTTGTTCCGCCTACAGGCTTTGGGCAAACGGCAAGCTTATCGCCGAAGGGGGTAGGATAGGGAAGGACGCCGCCGGGGAAATTCCGAACCAATCCTTTCGCCAGCCCCGCCTCCGCGTGACCGGAGATTACGTGGAGTTAGTCCTCCAGGTGTCCAATTATCATTACTACCAGGCAGGAGTCGTCAATCCCATCCAGATTGGCCCGGTGGAGAAGGTTGAGGCGGCCCGCTTCAGGCAGTTGGGGGGAGTCCTCTTCTGCGCCGGCAGTCTGTTGATCATGGGCATCTACCATATTGCCATCTTCGCCTTTCGCAGAAGGGATGCGGCTCCCCTTTACTTCGGCGTCTACTGTCTTTGCTGGGTGGGAAACATACTGACCTCCAATGCGAACGGCTGGGTTGCCGGTCTTTTCACCGGCGGTTTACCCGATGCATCCATTTACGTGATCGACACCCTCTGCTTCGTGATAACGGTCGCTGTTTGCTACAGTTTTCTACGGACGCTCTATCCCGAAGAATTCAACCGGTATATTTCCTATGGGGCATGGTGCCTGGCCCTGATCTACTTGGTAATGGGGTTTGTCCTCCCAGCCATTACCGTTTCCTCAGGCCTCCCCGCCTATTATATTTATTCCATTCTGTTGATCGCATACAGCCTGTTCAGGCTCGGCGCTGCATTGGGGAACGACCGGGAGGGGGCCTTCTTCATTTTCATCGGCATCATGGTTCTCGGCGGGGCCGGTATCAACGACATGCTGCTCGACATGGGCGCGATTCACTCCGTGTACCTGGGACACATGGGGCTGTTCGTGTTGATCCTGTTCCAGGCGATGGCCCTGTCGCTGAGGTTTTCCCGTGCATTTTCGTGGGTGGAACAGTTGTCCGACGAACTGGCGGAGAAGAACCTGACCCTGGAAGAAGGGCTTGCGGAGAGAAACCGCCTGGAGCGGAAGATCATCCAGATCAGCGAGGATGAGCGCCGCAGCCTGAGCCACCACCTGCACGACGGTCTGTGTCAGCAACTTACCGGCGCCAGGCTGCTTTTTTCGGTATTGGGTAAGAATTTAGCCGGAGCCAAGGGTGTGAAGCCCGATATGCAGCGACTCTCGTCTCTTTTGGAAGAGTCGGTCAACCAGGCCTACGACCTTTCCCGCGGGCTCTGGCCGGTGGAGCACGATCCCCACGGTGTCAGTCCTTCCCTTGAAGAGCTGGTCCGGCGCCTGGGCGAGTCCAACGGCATCGACATTCAGTTCCGCCAGGAAAGGGGGTGTGCAAAATGCACCAATACCGATGTCACCCAAATGTACCGGATAGCTCAGGAAGCGGTTACCAATGCGGTCAAGCATGCCCGGGCGCAAAAAATCACGGTCACCCTCGACTGCGCCGATCGCACCACGATTTCACTGGCGGTGGAGGACAATGGTATCGGCAGAGCTAAAGCATCCATGGGCAAGAGTGGGCTCGGTATGGGAATAATGTCTTATAGGGCGGGCATTATTGGCGGCAACCTGACTGTCACGGATGCCGTAGGGGGAGGGACACTGGTTTCCTGCACTGCGGTATGCGAACAACATGCGGAGGTGATTTCCAATGGGTTTTAG
- a CDS encoding response regulator transcription factor, whose protein sequence is MGFRKKAASIFLIDDHPAVRQGLKLLLSQEGHSISGEAGSHAEVASLLASSHADVALLDLSLSEESGLGLISGIRNAGIAVLVYSMHEDPDSIEKAFTAGADGYVTKREMAEALLTAVSDLVAGKRHISPRAAQSLASRAVDHPEQGRERLLSDREKEVLVKLALGETNGDIAAFFGISVRTVESYFSRIIAKLGLAGMKELRRHAITRNHR, encoded by the coding sequence ATGGGTTTTAGAAAAAAAGCAGCCAGCATCTTCCTGATCGACGACCATCCCGCAGTAAGACAGGGATTGAAGCTGCTTCTTTCCCAGGAAGGCCACTCCATTAGTGGAGAAGCCGGTTCCCATGCCGAGGTGGCTTCCCTTCTGGCTTCCTCCCATGCCGATGTGGCGCTTCTGGATCTGTCCCTAAGCGAAGAAAGCGGCCTGGGTCTGATTAGCGGAATACGAAATGCCGGTATTGCAGTTCTTGTCTATTCCATGCATGAAGATCCGGATAGCATCGAGAAAGCCTTTACCGCCGGGGCCGACGGCTACGTCACCAAGCGGGAAATGGCCGAAGCGCTCCTGACCGCAGTATCGGACCTTGTGGCCGGTAAGCGGCATATCAGCCCCAGGGCGGCCCAGAGCCTGGCGAGCAGGGCCGTAGATCACCCCGAGCAGGGCCGGGAGAGGCTTCTCAGTGATCGCGAAAAAGAAGTATTGGTAAAACTTGCCCTGGGAGAAACAAATGGGGACATAGCCGCATTCTTCGGCATCAGTGTCCGCACGGTGGAGTCATATTTTTCGCGCATTATAGCCAAGCTCGGCCTTGCGGGAATGAAGGAGCTGAGACGCCATGCCATAACCAGAAACCACCGGTAG
- a CDS encoding GNAT family N-acetyltransferase encodes MIKDGQIALRSIGEGDLEFLLLLYASTREPEKAMVAWPDEQWDQFMRMQFSLQHAQYMKNYENPSFDVILVNGVPAGRLYVNRKADDCRLIDIALLPEFHGRGIAGSLIGLLLQEADENGTSVSLHVEKNNPVRDYYLRLGFNVAEDKGVYDFMVRPVGGKDRRSGAV; translated from the coding sequence ATGATTAAGGACGGTCAGATAGCCCTTCGATCCATAGGCGAAGGAGACCTGGAATTCCTCCTCCTGCTCTACGCATCGACCCGGGAGCCGGAGAAGGCGATGGTGGCCTGGCCGGACGAGCAGTGGGACCAGTTCATGCGGATGCAGTTCTCCCTGCAGCATGCCCAGTACATGAAGAACTACGAAAATCCCAGCTTTGACGTCATCCTGGTGAACGGCGTTCCGGCGGGGCGACTCTACGTCAATCGCAAAGCGGACGACTGCCGGTTGATCGACATCGCCCTCTTGCCGGAGTTCCATGGGCGGGGCATTGCCGGGTCGCTCATCGGGTTGTTGCTGCAAGAAGCCGATGAAAACGGTACCTCGGTCAGCCTGCACGTGGAAAAGAACAACCCGGTCCGCGACTATTATCTGCGGCTCGGGTTCAATGTCGCAGAAGACAAGGGGGTCTACGACTTCATGGTCCGCCCCGTTGGGGGCAAGGACCGTCGGTCGGGGGCAGTTTGA
- a CDS encoding DUF6916 family protein codes for MTKLKKEDFEPHLATVFQVLPSGMEPVPVELVQVEDKSSAALEVFSLMFKGSTDNVFHHDTHRVRHGVMGELEIFLGPVHTGKLDAVYYQAIFSSPRG; via the coding sequence ATGACAAAACTGAAAAAAGAGGATTTCGAACCCCATCTGGCAACTGTTTTCCAGGTTTTGCCGTCCGGCATGGAGCCGGTTCCAGTGGAACTGGTCCAGGTGGAGGATAAAAGTTCGGCAGCCCTGGAAGTATTCTCCCTGATGTTCAAGGGGAGCACGGACAATGTCTTTCACCATGACACTCACCGGGTGCGCCATGGGGTCATGGGGGAACTGGAAATTTTCCTGGGGCCGGTGCACACCGGCAAGTTGGATGCTGTCTACTACCAGGCGATCTTCAGTTCGCCACGGGGGTGA
- a CDS encoding phage tail protein yields the protein MSDQFIGEIRMFGGNFAPVDWALCDGSTLQISQYDVLYAVIGTYFGGDGITNFKLPDFRGRIPVHMGTGQGLTPRGIGNAFGTEQETLQVAHIPAHNHVVSVGANATTAAPAGNYLGNSSNFSLYSTAAADSLLNQDTVGFFPAAPAQPHSNMMPSLCVNFIIATNGYYPQRP from the coding sequence ATGAGTGATCAGTTTATCGGAGAAATCAGGATGTTCGGGGGGAACTTTGCCCCTGTGGACTGGGCACTGTGCGACGGCAGCACGTTGCAGATCAGCCAGTACGACGTGCTCTATGCAGTGATCGGCACGTACTTCGGCGGGGATGGGATCACTAACTTCAAGCTCCCCGATTTCAGGGGGCGAATCCCGGTGCACATGGGAACGGGGCAGGGGTTGACGCCGAGGGGGATCGGCAATGCTTTCGGCACCGAGCAGGAGACGCTGCAGGTTGCCCACATCCCGGCCCATAACCATGTCGTCAGCGTCGGCGCCAACGCAACCACTGCCGCTCCGGCCGGTAACTATCTGGGGAACAGCTCCAATTTCAGCCTGTATTCAACTGCTGCCGCGGACTCCCTCTTAAATCAAGACACAGTGGGGTTTTTCCCGGCCGCTCCTGCCCAGCCCCACTCCAATATGATGCCCAGTCTGTGCGTGAATTTCATTATTGCCACCAACGGGTACTATCCCCAGAGACCTTAG